A single region of the Alkalispirochaeta americana genome encodes:
- the dusA gene encoding tRNA dihydrouridine(20/20a) synthase DusA, producing the protein MIPVSVAPMLDWTNRHYRYFARRLTRRTLLYTEMVTSAAVVHGNREGLLAFHPDEHPLSLQLAGDDPDELARAVELAEPFGYDEYNLNAGCPSERVQKGNFGACLMADPPLVARLLQAMRSATDKPVTVKHRIGLEETPRYEDMLSFVDTLAATGVRRFTVHARIAVLRGLSPKQNRSVPPLRYDDVYRLKEDRPHLKIEINGQVRSLQDVQDHLKHLDAVMIGRAAFADPALLARLDGAVFGDFRLQAEGLTREKVVEQMIPYLEDLCSRGGSPRWVFTPMLGLFAGRPGARSWKRGLSGALPDLPPEQLLGHALASVPRDVQKESLA; encoded by the coding sequence GTGATCCCCGTAAGCGTGGCTCCCATGCTGGACTGGACCAATCGGCACTACCGCTACTTTGCCCGGCGGCTTACCCGGCGAACGCTTCTGTATACCGAGATGGTCACCTCGGCGGCGGTGGTCCACGGTAATCGGGAGGGGCTCCTGGCCTTCCATCCCGACGAGCACCCCCTGAGCCTTCAACTCGCCGGGGACGATCCCGATGAGCTGGCCCGGGCCGTGGAGCTGGCCGAGCCTTTCGGGTACGACGAGTATAACCTCAACGCGGGATGTCCCAGCGAACGGGTCCAGAAGGGGAACTTTGGGGCCTGCCTGATGGCAGACCCTCCTCTGGTTGCGCGCCTTCTCCAGGCAATGCGTTCGGCCACGGACAAACCGGTGACGGTGAAGCACCGGATCGGTCTGGAAGAGACCCCCCGCTACGAGGATATGCTCTCCTTTGTGGACACCCTGGCAGCCACGGGTGTTCGGCGCTTTACCGTTCACGCCAGAATCGCGGTCCTCCGGGGGCTCTCGCCGAAGCAGAACCGATCGGTGCCGCCCCTGCGGTATGATGATGTCTACCGGCTCAAGGAAGATCGCCCCCATCTGAAGATCGAGATAAACGGCCAGGTGCGGTCCCTCCAGGACGTTCAGGACCACCTGAAGCATCTGGACGCAGTCATGATAGGACGGGCCGCCTTTGCTGATCCGGCGCTGCTGGCGCGCCTGGATGGGGCGGTTTTTGGAGATTTCCGGCTACAGGCCGAGGGGCTGACCCGGGAGAAGGTGGTAGAGCAGATGATCCCCTATCTGGAGGATCTTTGTTCCCGGGGGGGCTCCCCCCGCTGGGTCTTCACGCCCATGCTGGGGCTCTTCGCCGGACGGCCCGGGGCCCGCAGCTGGAAACGGGGTCTGAGTGGCGCCTTGCCCGACCTCCCTCCGGAGCAGCTCCTCGGACACGCTCTGGCCTCAGTGCCCCGGGATGTTCAAAAAGAATCCCTTGCCTGA
- the mnmA gene encoding tRNA 2-thiouridine(34) synthase MnmA codes for MRYAALVSGGVDSAVALHQVARQAPGCVRAYYLKIWLEEELSFLGACPWEEDLHHARAVCASAGVPLEVVPLQEEYYQRVVSYTLDELRAGRTPSPDIFCNQRIKFGAFFDALQEEADRVVTGHYARVYRDEGGGLARLAMAPDPVKDQTYFLSHLSQEQLARAEFPLGELTKAQVRERAVGLNLSNQDRPDSQGICFLGKIRYSDFVRHYLGEQEGLIVEHETGRELGRHRGAWFFTVGQRQGLGLGNGPWYVTDRNIDTNLVRVSHAERVAHQARDTFEVGSVNALADPPGEWAGSSSLQLKLRHGPDLIPCRLEPSARGFQVTMERADRGVAPGQFAVFYRSLECLGSGMILPREDYP; via the coding sequence ATGAGGTACGCCGCGCTGGTCTCGGGCGGGGTCGACAGCGCCGTGGCGCTCCACCAGGTTGCGCGCCAGGCCCCGGGATGCGTCCGGGCTTATTATCTGAAAATCTGGCTCGAAGAGGAACTCTCCTTTCTGGGGGCCTGTCCCTGGGAGGAGGATCTTCACCACGCCCGGGCAGTGTGCGCCTCGGCGGGGGTTCCGCTGGAGGTGGTTCCCCTCCAGGAGGAGTATTACCAGCGGGTGGTGAGTTACACCCTGGATGAACTCCGGGCGGGTCGCACCCCCTCGCCGGACATTTTCTGCAACCAGCGAATCAAGTTCGGAGCGTTTTTTGATGCCCTCCAGGAGGAGGCCGATCGTGTCGTCACGGGCCACTACGCCCGGGTATACCGGGATGAAGGTGGGGGGCTCGCCCGTCTGGCAATGGCACCGGATCCCGTGAAGGATCAGACCTATTTCCTCTCCCATCTCTCCCAGGAGCAGCTTGCCCGGGCGGAGTTTCCCCTGGGGGAGCTCACAAAGGCGCAGGTCCGCGAGCGGGCCGTGGGGCTGAATCTCTCCAACCAGGATCGCCCCGACAGCCAGGGGATCTGCTTTCTGGGGAAAATTCGCTACAGCGATTTTGTCCGCCACTACCTGGGTGAGCAGGAGGGCCTCATTGTGGAGCACGAGACGGGCCGCGAGCTGGGCCGTCACCGGGGAGCCTGGTTCTTCACCGTGGGTCAGCGTCAGGGGCTGGGCCTCGGCAACGGCCCCTGGTACGTAACGGACCGGAACATCGATACCAACCTGGTCAGGGTCTCCCACGCCGAACGGGTGGCTCATCAGGCGCGGGATACCTTCGAGGTCGGCTCCGTGAACGCCCTGGCCGACCCGCCCGGGGAATGGGCGGGATCATCATCGTTGCAGCTGAAACTTCGCCACGGGCCGGATCTCATTCCCTGTCGTCTTGAACCCTCGGCCCGGGGATTTCAAGTCACCATGGAGCGGGCCGACCGGGGCGTTGCTCCGGGCCAGTTTGCAGTCTTCTACCGATCCCTGGAGTGTCTCGGCTCGGGAATGATTCTGCCCCGGGAGGATTACCCGTGA
- a CDS encoding type 1 glutamine amidotransferase domain-containing protein — translation MVVASLIHHDFEDLEFWYPSLRLQEAGHTVHVLGERARETWRGKYGVPAESTHSFEEVSADHYDMLLVPGGWAPDKLRRFPAVLDLVRTMNDSGKIIGQICHAGWVLASAGILQGRTVTSTPGIRDDMTNAGAIWVDKPVVVEGNLVSSRRPPDLPHYGKALVEALLGR, via the coding sequence ATGGTAGTAGCAAGTCTGATTCACCACGATTTTGAAGACCTGGAGTTCTGGTACCCCAGCCTTCGCTTGCAGGAGGCAGGCCATACCGTGCACGTTCTGGGAGAGCGGGCCCGTGAGACCTGGCGCGGAAAATACGGAGTCCCCGCCGAGAGCACCCACAGTTTTGAAGAGGTCTCGGCCGACCACTACGATATGCTCCTCGTTCCCGGCGGCTGGGCTCCCGACAAACTCCGGCGCTTTCCTGCAGTGCTGGACCTGGTTCGCACCATGAACGACTCGGGGAAGATCATCGGCCAGATCTGCCACGCCGGGTGGGTTCTGGCCTCGGCAGGTATCCTTCAGGGACGAACCGTCACGAGCACCCCCGGCATTCGCGACGATATGACCAACGCCGGGGCGATCTGGGTTGACAAACCGGTGGTGGTAGAGGGCAATCTCGTCTCCAGCCGCCGCCCGCCCGATCTGCCCCACTACGGGAAGGCTCTGGTCGAGGCCCTTCTCGGCCGTTGA
- a CDS encoding hydroxymethylglutaryl-CoA synthase family protein, translated as MTGKPVGISDMTLFVPTPKIDLSTLLETRAAADPRFARRLRLAIESTNQLAMRFPAPWEDPVTLAAQASDELLRRGGDAEGRARSLRFLATGTETSVDMSKPISAYVQGALQRNGHDLPQTLSTFQVQHACAGGTLALMSVASLLQTTGRQGDRGLVMCTDIARYETPSTAEITQGAGAVAMLVEENPRLLEMNLASTGFSSSDVDDFFRPLGSVTARVKGRYSVDCYNEALEIAFLDHCARAGTDPARTLKETDLFVVHVPFHKMALMGMSRLVERYLETAPAETRAFLQERNFQAGIEAIRHIGNTYSASAFISLMFTLAERYQAEGDALAGKKILLASYGSGNTMSVVSLTVAPDAPQVLASWDMEHVLSEARPASFADYQTFVGEVPPKETSDTSSIPPGRYYLKEIRDDQYRIYECSTP; from the coding sequence ATGACTGGAAAACCGGTTGGAATCAGCGATATGACCCTCTTCGTGCCAACCCCGAAGATAGATCTCTCTACCCTCCTTGAAACTCGCGCCGCTGCAGATCCCCGCTTCGCGCGGCGCCTGCGGCTGGCCATCGAATCGACCAACCAACTGGCGATGCGCTTCCCCGCTCCCTGGGAGGACCCCGTCACCCTGGCAGCCCAGGCCTCGGATGAACTCCTTCGCCGCGGCGGCGATGCCGAGGGCCGGGCCCGGTCCCTTCGGTTTCTGGCCACAGGAACCGAGACCTCCGTGGATATGTCGAAACCGATCTCCGCCTACGTCCAGGGCGCGCTCCAGCGAAACGGTCATGATCTGCCCCAGACCCTCTCAACTTTCCAGGTACAGCACGCCTGCGCCGGGGGAACCCTGGCGCTGATGAGCGTGGCCTCGCTCCTGCAAACAACGGGCCGCCAGGGTGATCGGGGGCTTGTTATGTGCACCGATATCGCCCGCTACGAGACTCCTTCCACGGCGGAGATTACCCAGGGAGCAGGCGCGGTGGCCATGCTGGTCGAGGAAAACCCCCGGTTGCTGGAGATGAACCTAGCATCCACGGGCTTCTCCTCGAGCGATGTGGACGATTTTTTCCGTCCTCTGGGGTCTGTTACAGCCCGGGTGAAAGGCCGCTACTCCGTGGACTGTTACAACGAGGCTCTGGAGATAGCCTTCCTGGACCACTGCGCCAGGGCAGGAACCGATCCGGCGCGCACCCTGAAAGAGACAGACCTCTTTGTGGTACACGTCCCTTTCCACAAGATGGCCCTCATGGGGATGTCCCGTCTGGTGGAGCGCTACCTGGAAACAGCTCCGGCCGAAACCAGGGCCTTCCTTCAGGAGCGCAATTTTCAGGCCGGAATCGAGGCGATCCGGCATATCGGGAATACCTACTCTGCCTCGGCCTTCATATCCCTCATGTTCACCCTTGCCGAACGCTACCAGGCAGAGGGTGATGCCCTGGCGGGAAAAAAGATTCTCCTGGCATCCTACGGATCGGGCAACACCATGTCGGTGGTTTCCCTTACGGTGGCCCCCGATGCCCCACAGGTTCTGGCCTCCTGGGATATGGAACACGTCCTGAGTGAAGCCCGGCCCGCCAGTTTTGCCGATTACCAGACCTTCGTGGGAGAGGTTCCCCCGAAGGAGACCAGCGACACCTCTTCGATACCCCCGGGCCGGTACTACCTCAAGGAGATCAGGGACGACCAGTACCGGATCTATGAATGTAGCACCCCATGA
- the fni gene encoding type 2 isopentenyl-diphosphate Delta-isomerase → MNHLEADNPQADHPDVSVPEAGGLAQRKAQHLEICLDQERFAVETSRTRLDEVRLVHRALPEVDASKVDTGVSFLGMPCRLPFFISSMTGGSSQSYRTNKDLATLAAELGIPVGMGSIRILLRKPQVIDDFRLKRFAPSVPVFANIGGVQLPRTSHDPLYRLLETLQVDGVAIHLNPGQELFQPEGDRNFQGVLDAIARFIERSPVPVMVKETGFGIPPREVEHLFAAGATYVDLAGAGGTNWVRVESFRSENPVEQRVAREFDTWGIPTGLALAALGRHRRGVLASGGIRTGLEVVTCLALGAEAVGMALPFVRELARGGIPQGLAFGEALAQVIRNALVLTGCTRVEELRRVPLLPGEALLRDAAILRADSGDIGADSLEKSSPDPSE, encoded by the coding sequence ATGAACCACCTCGAAGCGGATAATCCCCAGGCGGATCACCCTGATGTGAGCGTCCCCGAAGCGGGGGGCCTCGCTCAGCGCAAAGCACAGCATCTGGAAATATGCCTGGACCAGGAGCGGTTTGCCGTAGAGACCTCCCGCACCCGCCTGGACGAGGTCCGGTTGGTCCACCGGGCCCTTCCCGAGGTTGATGCCTCAAAGGTGGATACGGGGGTATCTTTCCTGGGAATGCCCTGTCGCCTGCCTTTCTTTATCTCCTCCATGACGGGGGGGTCCAGCCAGAGCTACCGGACCAACAAGGATCTTGCCACTCTGGCTGCGGAACTGGGAATTCCCGTAGGCATGGGCTCAATCCGGATTCTCCTGCGGAAACCCCAGGTGATCGATGATTTCCGTCTCAAACGGTTTGCTCCCTCGGTGCCGGTTTTCGCCAATATCGGGGGGGTTCAGTTACCCCGTACTTCCCACGACCCGCTGTACCGGCTTCTGGAGACGCTCCAGGTGGATGGCGTTGCGATTCACCTGAATCCGGGACAGGAGCTCTTTCAGCCCGAGGGAGACCGAAACTTCCAGGGAGTTCTGGATGCGATCGCCCGGTTCATTGAGAGATCACCCGTGCCGGTCATGGTGAAGGAGACAGGCTTCGGAATACCGCCCCGGGAAGTGGAACACCTCTTTGCGGCGGGAGCCACCTATGTTGATCTGGCCGGAGCAGGCGGAACCAATTGGGTTCGAGTGGAGTCCTTTCGAAGCGAGAACCCGGTGGAGCAGAGGGTTGCCCGGGAGTTCGATACTTGGGGCATACCCACCGGTCTGGCCCTGGCCGCCCTGGGGCGACACCGGCGGGGTGTTCTGGCCTCGGGAGGTATCCGCACAGGCCTGGAGGTGGTAACCTGCCTTGCTCTGGGGGCGGAGGCCGTGGGAATGGCGTTGCCCTTTGTCCGGGAGTTGGCCCGGGGGGGAATTCCGCAGGGCCTGGCTTTCGGCGAGGCCCTGGCTCAGGTAATCCGGAACGCCCTGGTGCTCACGGGGTGCACCCGAGTTGAGGAGTTGCGCCGGGTTCCGTTGCTGCCGGGGGAGGCCCTTCTTCGGGATGCAGCGATCCTTCGGGCCGATTCAGGAGATATCGGAGCCGATTCGCTGGAAAAAAGCAGCCCCGACCCCTCAGAATAG
- a CDS encoding hydroxymethylglutaryl-CoA reductase, degradative, whose product MADRADRQDEFFSRTFSAESPGLPRNFRKLPVRRKRDLLRHMLEISPQEMEASGGDMLDLADVMVESALGVMPVPLGVAPGFLIDDHVVNIPLAVEEPSVIAAASFAGQLVARRGGGFCTTGTGQVMTAQIALDQPLPGAEEAIAGAERELRKALQGILAPMTQRGGGYRGIEVSRLPEEDMLVVYLHVDTCDAMGANIINTAAEALRAPLERLSGGSVLMSILTNAAPRRRARASFSIPLRHLARPPFDGPLMGQRIVRANHFARADRLRAVTHNKGIMNGISALATATGNDTRAVEAAAHAYASRSGTYQALTEYQIVGDHLEGELELPLALGIVGGATGLHPVSSLSLKILFMDPRLERSASRLGRIAASLGLAQNLAALMALVSEGIQKGHMRQHARRLAWASGAREEEIPLLAEDLWNQGVFNLEAAHRLLQTLRAGLQPDRGQARASRNPGDHHES is encoded by the coding sequence ATGGCTGATAGAGCAGACAGACAAGACGAGTTTTTTTCCCGAACCTTCTCTGCGGAATCTCCCGGGTTGCCCCGGAACTTCCGAAAATTGCCGGTGAGGCGCAAGCGGGATCTTTTGAGGCACATGCTGGAAATTTCTCCCCAGGAAATGGAAGCCTCCGGCGGGGATATGCTGGATCTGGCCGATGTTATGGTGGAGTCCGCCCTGGGTGTCATGCCCGTGCCCCTGGGGGTGGCTCCGGGATTTCTTATCGACGACCATGTCGTTAACATTCCCCTGGCCGTGGAAGAGCCGTCGGTGATCGCCGCTGCCTCCTTTGCGGGACAACTGGTCGCCAGACGTGGCGGCGGCTTCTGCACCACGGGAACCGGCCAGGTCATGACTGCCCAGATCGCCCTGGATCAACCCCTGCCGGGGGCGGAAGAGGCCATCGCAGGAGCCGAGCGGGAGCTCCGCAAAGCCCTCCAGGGGATTCTCGCCCCCATGACACAGCGGGGAGGAGGCTACCGGGGCATCGAGGTCTCCCGTCTTCCCGAGGAAGATATGCTGGTGGTCTATCTGCACGTGGATACCTGCGATGCCATGGGCGCCAATATCATCAATACCGCAGCCGAGGCGTTGCGGGCTCCCCTGGAGCGCTTGAGCGGCGGCTCGGTGCTCATGTCGATTCTGACCAATGCTGCGCCCCGCCGCCGGGCCCGGGCATCTTTTTCGATCCCCCTGCGACACCTGGCGCGTCCACCCTTTGACGGCCCACTCATGGGACAACGAATTGTCCGGGCGAATCACTTTGCCCGGGCCGACCGCCTTCGGGCCGTGACGCATAACAAGGGAATCATGAACGGGATTAGCGCACTGGCGACGGCTACAGGAAACGACACCCGGGCGGTGGAAGCCGCAGCCCACGCCTACGCATCCCGGAGCGGGACCTACCAGGCCCTTACGGAGTACCAGATCGTGGGAGACCATCTGGAGGGGGAGCTGGAACTCCCCCTGGCTCTGGGGATCGTAGGAGGAGCCACGGGCCTCCACCCGGTGAGCAGCCTCTCGCTCAAGATTCTCTTCATGGACCCCAGGCTGGAACGTTCCGCCAGCCGGCTTGGACGAATAGCAGCCTCGCTGGGGCTGGCCCAAAATCTGGCGGCCCTGATGGCTCTGGTCAGCGAAGGAATCCAGAAGGGCCATATGCGCCAGCACGCCCGCCGTCTGGCCTGGGCAAGCGGCGCCCGGGAGGAAGAGATTCCCCTTCTCGCCGAAGACCTCTGGAACCAGGGAGTTTTTAACCTTGAGGCGGCCCACAGGCTGCTTCAAACCCTGCGGGCCGGCCTGCAGCCGGACCGCGGCCAGGCCAGGGCCAGCCGGAATCCAGGAGACCACCATGAGTCATGA
- the mvaD gene encoding diphosphomevalonate decarboxylase: protein MSHDPGQGPESFPRTISATAHPSLAVAKYWGKQTGAINTAATPSVAITLGAIAARTTLTVDCASEGDQPCRDQVVLNGVSQDPRRFRPFFDAVREVITLNCPHQDGGSDQAGECLFFTVRSDNDFPTAAGLASSAAGFAALAASALTATLGERPPEEISRLARIGSGSACRSVYGGFTRWDAGAPAAEQLYPETWWPDLRVVVLPVSSAEKPLSSRDAMNRTRDTSPFYDAWVADAPSLAGETREAIAQRDLERLGQTARLSYLRMFSTMFAAAPPIMYWLPQSLEIIRGLEELRRMGLPVWETMDAGPQVKVITDAAHARQVAEEFRDLLVSPAIISEVGPGVTVGTASDRTVSGGDHA from the coding sequence ATGAGTCATGACCCGGGTCAAGGCCCCGAATCCTTTCCCAGAACGATCAGCGCCACGGCTCATCCATCCCTGGCTGTGGCAAAATACTGGGGGAAACAGACGGGAGCGATCAACACGGCGGCAACCCCGAGTGTAGCCATAACCCTGGGAGCAATCGCCGCCCGCACAACCCTCACCGTGGACTGCGCAAGTGAGGGGGATCAACCCTGCCGGGACCAGGTGGTTCTCAACGGGGTCTCCCAGGACCCGCGACGGTTCCGGCCCTTCTTCGATGCCGTGAGAGAGGTGATCACCCTCAATTGCCCCCACCAGGACGGAGGATCCGATCAAGCGGGGGAATGCCTTTTCTTTACCGTTCGCTCCGATAACGACTTCCCCACCGCCGCCGGTCTTGCCAGCTCTGCCGCAGGCTTTGCTGCCCTGGCAGCAAGCGCCCTCACGGCGACCCTGGGAGAACGCCCCCCCGAAGAGATCTCCCGCCTGGCACGGATCGGCTCCGGCTCGGCCTGCCGGAGCGTCTACGGCGGCTTTACCCGATGGGATGCGGGAGCCCCTGCGGCAGAACAACTCTATCCCGAGACGTGGTGGCCCGATCTGCGTGTGGTGGTGCTCCCCGTGAGCTCCGCCGAGAAACCGCTCTCCTCGCGGGATGCCATGAACCGAACCAGAGACACCTCACCCTTCTACGACGCCTGGGTCGCTGATGCTCCTTCCCTGGCCGGAGAAACCCGGGAAGCGATCGCCCAACGTGATCTGGAGAGGCTGGGTCAGACCGCCCGCCTGAGCTATCTGCGGATGTTCAGCACCATGTTCGCAGCAGCCCCCCCCATCATGTACTGGCTTCCCCAATCGCTTGAGATCATTCGGGGACTGGAAGAACTGCGCCGAATGGGTCTCCCCGTGTGGGAAACCATGGACGCCGGGCCTCAGGTGAAAGTCATCACCGATGCTGCCCACGCCCGCCAGGTGGCCGAAGAGTTCCGGGACCTTCTGGTATCACCGGCCATAATCAGCGAAGTGGGGCCTGGTGTGACGGTAGGCACGGCTTCGGACAGGACCGTGAGCGGGGGCGATCACGCGTGA
- a CDS encoding mevalonate kinase family protein produces the protein MTYSVPASLLLAGEYAVTRPGGEGLALAVSPRAWVSLQGDLSSRGRAAFRRDLFRERPCLGVQALQGSAGTSHWPDDPLPVVQPVLTALTEILPRDIPDQNPPEDQPPQPGTPPRKKDPLWTITIDTSRFFSARGGLKQGLGSSAAATVLLTVAVLHLIGLDPLRNKPLLFRIAHRAHRLLQGGRGSGYDLACSITGGTIHFTGGDPPEWTPLELHTQWAATGLSLFSSTSGTPVKSSAAVEAFNKAFPPGSGIDNHALKRFLKRNNAVVEALRQATSSEELFSALARAREISRHLGEQIGVPAAAPIPSPGSHWQAKTSGAGDEQIIIFATGSSREGAPEDYPGESTSLTVEPLGLIREEHP, from the coding sequence GTGACCTACAGCGTTCCTGCGTCCCTGCTCCTGGCGGGGGAATACGCCGTTACCCGCCCCGGCGGAGAAGGGCTCGCCCTGGCGGTCTCTCCCCGGGCGTGGGTCTCTCTTCAGGGTGATCTGAGTTCCCGGGGGAGGGCCGCCTTCCGGCGGGATCTCTTCCGGGAGCGCCCCTGCCTGGGGGTACAGGCCCTTCAGGGGTCGGCAGGCACCAGCCACTGGCCCGACGATCCCCTGCCGGTGGTTCAGCCTGTCCTGACAGCTCTCACGGAAATCCTTCCCCGGGATATCCCGGATCAGAACCCGCCCGAGGACCAGCCTCCGCAACCCGGGACGCCACCCCGGAAGAAAGACCCCCTCTGGACCATCACGATCGATACAAGCCGGTTTTTCTCTGCCCGGGGGGGGCTCAAACAGGGCCTGGGCTCCAGCGCGGCCGCCACAGTCCTTCTCACGGTGGCCGTGCTTCATCTGATCGGCCTGGACCCTTTGCGAAACAAGCCGCTTCTCTTCCGGATTGCTCACAGGGCGCATCGTCTCCTGCAGGGAGGCCGTGGCAGCGGCTACGATCTGGCCTGTTCCATCACGGGAGGAACAATCCACTTCACGGGGGGAGACCCTCCCGAGTGGACCCCCCTGGAGCTGCACACCCAATGGGCCGCGACAGGACTCTCGCTTTTCTCTTCAACTTCGGGAACACCCGTGAAGAGCTCAGCCGCCGTGGAAGCCTTCAACAAGGCCTTTCCCCCCGGTTCCGGGATAGATAATCATGCTCTGAAACGGTTTCTAAAACGAAACAACGCTGTCGTGGAGGCCCTAAGACAGGCAACATCGTCGGAAGAGCTCTTCTCTGCCCTGGCTCGGGCCAGGGAGATCTCCCGGCACCTGGGAGAGCAGATAGGGGTGCCCGCCGCCGCACCTATCCCCTCTCCCGGCTCTCACTGGCAGGCGAAAACCAGCGGGGCCGGCGACGAACAGATCATCATCTTCGCTACCGGATCGTCCCGGGAGGGCGCCCCGGAAGACTACCCCGGGGAAAGCACCAGCCTGACGGTGGAGCCCCTGGGGCTGATCAGGGAGGAGCACCCGTGA
- a CDS encoding mevalonate kinase family protein has translation MRDISLEAPGKLLLFGEHAAVYGFPALGLPLDRGVRLNYRPGSDWAFRVYTGEIPGLASPSGAPGTPPAPREIPPPRGVEGFFPHLQAVLSRSLAPLAATGGLPPGTLELQTRLPLGSGFGSSAALCTALARLGISWAWPDSEAHPASPQEVWQIAHDLERFFHGTPSGIDTGLSTLESPRAFFFSSRAELPRAIPLTLPPLNLVVGSIPRQKKTAQLVAAVAERRKTRPEETEGLLQNLGAIARTIITDDPPPPPDEWGRAASEAQEALWRLDLSTPELDHLLREGCRAGALGGKLSGAGGGGAFFLICPPEEGGDIPVLKALAPYIPPEGTLFSLRI, from the coding sequence GTGAGAGACATATCCCTGGAAGCACCGGGAAAACTTCTGCTCTTTGGGGAACACGCCGCCGTCTACGGATTCCCGGCCCTGGGGCTTCCTCTGGATCGGGGCGTCCGCCTGAACTATCGGCCCGGTTCGGACTGGGCCTTCCGCGTCTACACCGGGGAAATTCCGGGCCTGGCATCGCCCTCGGGAGCACCAGGAACGCCCCCTGCCCCCCGGGAGATTCCTCCCCCCCGAGGGGTCGAGGGGTTTTTTCCCCATCTGCAAGCGGTCTTGTCTCGTTCTCTGGCGCCCCTGGCAGCCACAGGAGGGTTGCCTCCCGGCACGCTGGAGCTCCAGACCCGCCTTCCCCTGGGAAGCGGCTTCGGCTCCAGCGCGGCCCTCTGCACAGCCCTGGCACGCCTGGGTATCAGCTGGGCCTGGCCGGATTCGGAGGCCCATCCTGCGTCACCTCAAGAGGTCTGGCAGATAGCCCACGACCTGGAGCGGTTCTTTCACGGCACCCCCAGCGGAATCGATACGGGCTTGAGCACCCTGGAAAGCCCCCGGGCCTTTTTCTTCTCCTCCCGAGCAGAACTGCCCCGGGCGATCCCTCTGACGCTCCCGCCGCTGAATCTGGTGGTGGGCTCGATCCCCCGACAAAAAAAGACAGCCCAACTGGTAGCCGCTGTGGCAGAACGGCGCAAAACCCGCCCGGAGGAGACAGAAGGTCTTCTGCAAAATCTGGGAGCAATTGCACGCACGATCATCACCGATGATCCCCCGCCCCCCCCGGATGAGTGGGGCCGGGCTGCCTCGGAAGCCCAGGAAGCCCTCTGGCGCCTGGATCTCTCCACCCCCGAGCTTGACCATCTGCTTCGGGAAGGGTGCCGGGCAGGAGCCCTGGGGGGAAAACTCAGCGGAGCCGGAGGGGGCGGCGCCTTCTTCCTGATCTGCCCTCCCGAAGAGGGCGGGGATATCCCCGTCCTGAAGGCTCTGGCGCCATATATCCCCCCTGAAGGAACGCTCTTCTCCCTGCGGATTTAG
- a CDS encoding DUF6320 domain-containing protein: protein MFCTHCGVRLEPHRERCPLCGMEELQEEVPGLTEYPENPQVGEIPSGRKIVFRFITLLLVAAGAVVLVVDGLFNGGVSWSPLVIYSLGTAWVFLALPFTEVPPWGAYLLDVIAVAALLYGIAHATGGTWSWYLDVALPILLVCALVIAVTVVAVQRVRGGVRLAVSLAMAGVVCVGVDLVIRNYRGQPLHPGWSGLVLLTALPAALFFLIFHATVLRYIDLRRRLHL, encoded by the coding sequence ATGTTCTGCACACACTGTGGTGTCAGGCTGGAGCCCCACCGGGAGCGGTGCCCTCTGTGCGGCATGGAAGAGTTGCAGGAGGAGGTGCCTGGCCTCACGGAGTATCCCGAGAATCCGCAGGTGGGCGAGATCCCTTCGGGACGGAAGATCGTTTTTCGCTTCATTACACTCCTTCTTGTCGCCGCCGGGGCGGTGGTCCTGGTGGTTGATGGCCTGTTTAATGGAGGAGTTTCCTGGTCGCCTCTGGTGATCTACAGCTTGGGCACCGCCTGGGTTTTTCTTGCTCTGCCTTTTACGGAAGTTCCCCCCTGGGGGGCCTATCTTCTGGATGTCATAGCCGTGGCAGCCTTGCTCTACGGTATCGCCCACGCCACGGGGGGGACCTGGAGTTGGTACCTCGATGTGGCCCTGCCGATTCTTCTGGTGTGCGCTCTGGTGATCGCGGTCACGGTGGTGGCGGTACAGCGGGTTCGGGGAGGGGTGCGTCTTGCCGTTTCCCTGGCCATGGCGGGGGTGGTCTGCGTGGGAGTCGATCTGGTTATCAGGAATTACCGGGGGCAGCCTCTGCACCCGGGGTGGTCCGGGCTGGTCCTGCTCACGGCTCTCCCGGCAGCGCTGTTCTTTCTGATTTTTCACGCCACGGTATTGCGGTATATTGACCTGCGGCGGCGCCTGCACCTCTAA